The following are encoded together in the Osmia lignaria lignaria isolate PbOS001 chromosome 13, iyOsmLign1, whole genome shotgun sequence genome:
- the LOC117610149 gene encoding DENN domain-containing protein 1A isoform X4 produces the protein MDSRLRDNVQHLFECFCEIAAPLGERPPWILQKYPTSFSDEEILKSVPKFAYPCEIENLLVQHFSFVFTSSKWTFGFCRHDPKTDTALVILSALPWHEIFYKLLNNIATLMSTGTGEDLWKFLETVYRSSVPIPGSSISIPVPNSKVNFVCQSPKQFQLPSIPENRNLTEYYSAVDAQNMMIVFASMLYERRIIFTSKRLSRLSACVQACNALIYPMIWQHIYIPVLPLFLIDYLLAPMPFLIGVPAPTLQRVRKGDLEEVVILDADNNTIESPFQDLESLPQDVVTNLKRALRNRPALLGDGVSRAFLRALVQLTAGYRDALTLEQGQSITFDRDAFIESRPPSMQPFVREMLQLQIFQQFIEERLNMLNSGLGFSDEFEMEACSYSAKSGSKFMQQYREWTYTMRKESSAFFRSVKDKANPAVKYAVKSVKDKGKDMKTAYKGLKWKGRSNRNETGMRFYQPRSAPSSPTVDRRPIDFTSPSKSPNGFTATTSYRKDLRMRNSNFTDSSRQQYSPLSPSSPEESDSPPERVNIDLMQELRHVIFPNTPPIDRTLKPVRSLDSLRPAWNGHMRHGPPPNPVVTNPIVTSSSQTISSNPHSTLISLVDQSNVTLNTNDNINTQTSVNKTYPFDSLALKVNKAGEEIDKSSEESVHNAHSSNFLHEFTEHNTSLYSQNTDINHCKNGFENCSENTEIYPDDVFTNYNLDVTKHSFDKCLKNFNSRFHLKENDPFDTSKVFIPSYLQPPIFQATNASLSVNCHVPSHAYNSTSYSAHSKDSPEVPDLIRLDSTTSSEDFDPLLSKSSEFTNSKQMTQSLHIPEMGEGLSNPLYPYFQPLHKNNDKQQKSSDNIGDLDLLQAYGLDFNKFSISNGDSPTKKSNICNTSENSINVDNTFSLTLNTPAIKSQNNWTKFE, from the exons ATGGATTCCAGATTGAG GGACAATGTACAACATCTTTTCGAGTGTTTTTGTGAAATAGCTGCACCATTAGGAGAGAGGCCACCTTGGATACTTCAAAAGTATCCTACTTCATTTTCGGATGAGGAAATACTTAAATCTGTTCCAAAATTTGCATACCCGTGTGAAATTGAAAA TCTGTTGGTGCAACATTTTTCATTTGTATTCACTAGTTCAAAATGGACGTTTGGATTTTGTCGACACGATCCTAAAACAGATACAGCTTTAGTAATCTTAAGTGCATTACCATGgcatgaaatattttacaa gcttttaaataatattgcaacCTTAATGAGTACTGGCACTGGAGAAGATCtctggaaatttcttgaaactGTGTATAGAAGTTCAGTTCCCATTCCTGGTAGTTCTATATCGATCCCTGTACCAAATTCTAAAGTG aattttgttTGTCAAAGTCCGAAACAATTTCAATTACCAAGTATACCTGAAAAT AGAAATTTGACCGAGTATTACAGTGCTGTTGATGCCCAGAATATGATGATAGTATTTGCTTCTATGTTATACGAACGACGAATTATTTTCACTTCAAAACGTCTTTCAAGATTGAGCGCATGTGTTCAAGCATGCAACGCTTTAATATACCCGATGATTTGGCAACATATATACATACCAGTACTACCACTATTTTTAATAGATTATTTATTAGCACCAATGCCATTTTTAATCGGAGTTCCTGCTCCAACACTTCAG agAGTACGTAAAGGTGATTTAGAAGAAGTAGTAATTTTGGATGCTGATAATAATACGATAGAATCGCCATTTCAAGACTTGGAATCCTTACCTCAGGATGTG GTGACAAACTTGAAAAGGGCATTACGTAATAGACCCGCGCTTCTCGGTGATGGAGTGTCAAGGGCATTTCTGCGTGCATTGGTACAATTAACAGCTGGCTACAGGGACGCATTAACGCTGGAACAAGGACAAAGTATTACTTTTGATCGAGATGCATTTATAGAAAGCAGACCTCCCTCGATGCAACCTTTTGTACGAGAAATGTTGCAGTTACAAATATTTCAACAA TTTATAGAAGAAAGACTGAATATGCTTAATTCAGGACTTGGTTTCTCGGATGAGTTCGAAATGGAAGCTTGTAGTTATTCCGCTAAATCTGGTAGTAAATTTATGCAGCAATACCGGGAATGGACGTATACCATGCGAAAGGAAAGTTCCGCGTTTTTCCGCAGTGTGAAAGATAAA GCCAATCCAGCTGTAAAATATGCAGTTAAATCA GTAAAAGACAAAGGTAAAGATATGAAAACAGCATATAAAGGATTAAAATGGAAAG GTCGATCAAATAGAAACGAAACGGGTATGAGGTTTTATCAACCAAGATCTGCGCCCAGTTCGCCTACAGTGGATAGAAGGCCTATTGATTTTACATCTCCTTCGAAATCACCAAATGGTTTTACAGCTACAACTAGTTATAGAAAAGATCTTCGGATGCGAAATAGCAATTTTACCGATTCAAG TAGACAACAATATTCTCCATTGAGTCCTAGCTCTCCAGAAGAATCTGATTCTCCACCAGAAAGGGTAAATATCGATCTTATGCAAGAACTTCGTCACGTGATATTTCCAAATACACCTCCTATCGATAGAACA TTGAAACCAGTGCGCAGCTTAGACAGCTTGAGACCTGCATGGAATGGACATATGCGGCACGGTCCTCCGCCTAATCCAGTTGTCACAAATCCAATTGTTACCTCCTCTTCACAAACAATATCCTCTAATCCACATTCCACCTTAATTAGTTTGGTAGATCAGTCAAATGTTACGTTAAATACCaatgataatattaatactCAAACTAGTGTAAATAAAACATATCCATTTGATTCTTTGGCCTTGAAAGTAAATAAAGCAGGAGAAGAAATTGATAAATCATCAGAAGAGTCTGTTCATAATGCACACTCGAGTAATTTTTTGCATGAATTTACAGAACATAATACATCTTTGTATTCGCAAAATACGGATATAAATCATTGTAAGAATGGTTTTGAAAATTGCTCAGAAAACACTGAAATTTATCCTGATGATGTTTTTACAAATTATAATCTAGATGTAACGAAACATTCTTTCGACAAATgtctgaaaaatttcaattcacgCTTTCATTTGAAAGAGAATGATCCTTTTGATACAAGTAAAGTATTTATACCTTCCTATTTGCAACCACCGATCTTTCAAGCTACAAATGCATCGTTGTCTGTTAATTGTCACGTTCCATCCCATGCATACAATAGTACATCTTACTCTGCACATTCGAAG GATTCTCCTGAAGTGCCAGATTTAATTAGATTAGATTCTACCACAAGCAGCGAAGACTTCGACCCGCTACTTTCCAAATCGTCGGAATTCACCAATTCCAAACAAATGACTCAGTCGTTACATATTCCTGAAATGGGCGAGGGTCTTAGCAATCCGCTATACCCTTACTTTCAACCATTGCACAAAAATAATGACAAGCAACAAAAATCCTCCGATAATATCGGTGATTTGGATTTGTTACAAGCCTACGGTTTGGATTTTAACAAATTTAGTATAAGCAACGGCGATTCACCGACGAAAAAGTCTAACATATGTAACACATCCGAAAACAGTATTAATGTAGATAATACGTTCAGCTTAACGTTGAATACACCTGCCATTAAATCACAAAATAATTGGACAAAATTCGAATAA
- the LOC117610149 gene encoding DENN domain-containing protein 1B isoform X9 produces MDSRLRDNVQHLFECFCEIAAPLGERPPWILQKYPTSFSDEEILKSVPKFAYPCEIENLLVQHFSFVFTSSKWTFGFCRHDPKTDTALVILSALPWHEIFYKLLNNIATLMSTGTGEDLWKFLETVYRSSVPIPGSSISIPVPNSKVNFVCQSPKQFQLPSIPENRNLTEYYSAVDAQNMMIVFASMLYERRIIFTSKRLSRLSACVQACNALIYPMIWQHIYIPVLPLFLIDYLLAPMPFLIGVPAPTLQRVRKGDLEEVVILDADNNTIESPFQDLESLPQDVVTNLKRALRNRPALLGDGVSRAFLRALVQLTAGYRDALTLEQGQSITFDRDAFIESRPPSMQPFVREMLQLQIFQQFIEERLNMLNSGLGFSDEFEMEACSYSAKSGSKFMQQYREWTYTMRKESSAFFRSVKDKANPAVKYAVKSVKDKGKDMKTAYKGLKWKGRSNRNETGMRFYQPRSAPSSPTVDRRPIDFTSPSKSPNGFTATTSYRKDLRMRNSNFTDSSRQQYSPLSPSSPEESDSPPERVNIDLMQELRHVIFPNTPPIDRTDSPEVPDLIRLDSTTSSEDFDPLLSKSSEFTNSKQMTQSLHIPEMGEGLSNPLYPYFQPLHKNNDKQQKSSDNIGDLDLLQAYGLDFNKFSISNGDSPTKKSNICNTSENSINVDNTFSLTLNTPAIKSQNNWTKFE; encoded by the exons ATGGATTCCAGATTGAG GGACAATGTACAACATCTTTTCGAGTGTTTTTGTGAAATAGCTGCACCATTAGGAGAGAGGCCACCTTGGATACTTCAAAAGTATCCTACTTCATTTTCGGATGAGGAAATACTTAAATCTGTTCCAAAATTTGCATACCCGTGTGAAATTGAAAA TCTGTTGGTGCAACATTTTTCATTTGTATTCACTAGTTCAAAATGGACGTTTGGATTTTGTCGACACGATCCTAAAACAGATACAGCTTTAGTAATCTTAAGTGCATTACCATGgcatgaaatattttacaa gcttttaaataatattgcaacCTTAATGAGTACTGGCACTGGAGAAGATCtctggaaatttcttgaaactGTGTATAGAAGTTCAGTTCCCATTCCTGGTAGTTCTATATCGATCCCTGTACCAAATTCTAAAGTG aattttgttTGTCAAAGTCCGAAACAATTTCAATTACCAAGTATACCTGAAAAT AGAAATTTGACCGAGTATTACAGTGCTGTTGATGCCCAGAATATGATGATAGTATTTGCTTCTATGTTATACGAACGACGAATTATTTTCACTTCAAAACGTCTTTCAAGATTGAGCGCATGTGTTCAAGCATGCAACGCTTTAATATACCCGATGATTTGGCAACATATATACATACCAGTACTACCACTATTTTTAATAGATTATTTATTAGCACCAATGCCATTTTTAATCGGAGTTCCTGCTCCAACACTTCAG agAGTACGTAAAGGTGATTTAGAAGAAGTAGTAATTTTGGATGCTGATAATAATACGATAGAATCGCCATTTCAAGACTTGGAATCCTTACCTCAGGATGTG GTGACAAACTTGAAAAGGGCATTACGTAATAGACCCGCGCTTCTCGGTGATGGAGTGTCAAGGGCATTTCTGCGTGCATTGGTACAATTAACAGCTGGCTACAGGGACGCATTAACGCTGGAACAAGGACAAAGTATTACTTTTGATCGAGATGCATTTATAGAAAGCAGACCTCCCTCGATGCAACCTTTTGTACGAGAAATGTTGCAGTTACAAATATTTCAACAA TTTATAGAAGAAAGACTGAATATGCTTAATTCAGGACTTGGTTTCTCGGATGAGTTCGAAATGGAAGCTTGTAGTTATTCCGCTAAATCTGGTAGTAAATTTATGCAGCAATACCGGGAATGGACGTATACCATGCGAAAGGAAAGTTCCGCGTTTTTCCGCAGTGTGAAAGATAAA GCCAATCCAGCTGTAAAATATGCAGTTAAATCA GTAAAAGACAAAGGTAAAGATATGAAAACAGCATATAAAGGATTAAAATGGAAAG GTCGATCAAATAGAAACGAAACGGGTATGAGGTTTTATCAACCAAGATCTGCGCCCAGTTCGCCTACAGTGGATAGAAGGCCTATTGATTTTACATCTCCTTCGAAATCACCAAATGGTTTTACAGCTACAACTAGTTATAGAAAAGATCTTCGGATGCGAAATAGCAATTTTACCGATTCAAG TAGACAACAATATTCTCCATTGAGTCCTAGCTCTCCAGAAGAATCTGATTCTCCACCAGAAAGGGTAAATATCGATCTTATGCAAGAACTTCGTCACGTGATATTTCCAAATACACCTCCTATCGATAGAACA GATTCTCCTGAAGTGCCAGATTTAATTAGATTAGATTCTACCACAAGCAGCGAAGACTTCGACCCGCTACTTTCCAAATCGTCGGAATTCACCAATTCCAAACAAATGACTCAGTCGTTACATATTCCTGAAATGGGCGAGGGTCTTAGCAATCCGCTATACCCTTACTTTCAACCATTGCACAAAAATAATGACAAGCAACAAAAATCCTCCGATAATATCGGTGATTTGGATTTGTTACAAGCCTACGGTTTGGATTTTAACAAATTTAGTATAAGCAACGGCGATTCACCGACGAAAAAGTCTAACATATGTAACACATCCGAAAACAGTATTAATGTAGATAATACGTTCAGCTTAACGTTGAATACACCTGCCATTAAATCACAAAATAATTGGACAAAATTCGAATAA
- the LOC117610149 gene encoding DENN domain-containing protein 1A isoform X2, which yields MDSRLRDNVQHLFECFCEIAAPLGERPPWILQKYPTSFSDEEILKSVPKFAYPCEIENLLVQHFSFVFTSSKWTFGFCRHDPKTDTALVILSALPWHEIFYKLLNNIATLMSTGTGEDLWKFLETVYRSSVPIPGSSISIPVPNSKVNFVCQSPKQFQLPSIPENRNLTEYYSAVDAQNMMIVFASMLYERRIIFTSKRLSRLSACVQACNALIYPMIWQHIYIPVLPLFLIDYLLAPMPFLIGVPAPTLQRVRKGDLEEVVILDADNNTIESPFQDLESLPQDVVTNLKRALRNRPALLGDGVSRAFLRALVQLTAGYRDALTLEQGQSITFDRDAFIESRPPSMQPFVREMLQLQIFQQFIEERLNMLNSGLGFSDEFEMEACSYSAKSGSKFMQQYREWTYTMRKESSAFFRSVKDKANPAVKYAVKSVKDKGKDMKTAYKGLKWKGRSNRNETGMRFYQPRSAPSSPTVDRRPIDFTSPSKSPNGFTATTSYRKDLRMRNSNFTDSSCSRQQYSPLSPSSPEESDSPPERVNIDLMQELRHVIFPNTPPIDRTLKPVRSLDSLRPAWNGHMRHGPPPNPVVTNPIVTSSSQTISSNPHSTLISLVDQSNVTLNTNDNINTQTSVNKTYPFDSLALKVNKAGEEIDKSSEESVHNAHSSNFLHEFTEHNTSLYSQNTDINHCKNGFENCSENTEIYPDDVFTNYNLDVTKHSFDKCLKNFNSRFHLKENDPFDTSKVFIPSYLQPPIFQATNASLSVNCHVPSHAYNSTSYSAHSKDSPEVPDLIRLDSTTSSEDFDPLLSKSSEFTNSKQMTQSLHIPEMGEGLSNPLYPYFQPLHKNNDKQQKSSDNIGDLDLLQAYGLDFNKFSISNGDSPTKKSNICNTSENSINVDNTFSLTLNTPAIKSQNNWTKFE from the exons ATGGATTCCAGATTGAG GGACAATGTACAACATCTTTTCGAGTGTTTTTGTGAAATAGCTGCACCATTAGGAGAGAGGCCACCTTGGATACTTCAAAAGTATCCTACTTCATTTTCGGATGAGGAAATACTTAAATCTGTTCCAAAATTTGCATACCCGTGTGAAATTGAAAA TCTGTTGGTGCAACATTTTTCATTTGTATTCACTAGTTCAAAATGGACGTTTGGATTTTGTCGACACGATCCTAAAACAGATACAGCTTTAGTAATCTTAAGTGCATTACCATGgcatgaaatattttacaa gcttttaaataatattgcaacCTTAATGAGTACTGGCACTGGAGAAGATCtctggaaatttcttgaaactGTGTATAGAAGTTCAGTTCCCATTCCTGGTAGTTCTATATCGATCCCTGTACCAAATTCTAAAGTG aattttgttTGTCAAAGTCCGAAACAATTTCAATTACCAAGTATACCTGAAAAT AGAAATTTGACCGAGTATTACAGTGCTGTTGATGCCCAGAATATGATGATAGTATTTGCTTCTATGTTATACGAACGACGAATTATTTTCACTTCAAAACGTCTTTCAAGATTGAGCGCATGTGTTCAAGCATGCAACGCTTTAATATACCCGATGATTTGGCAACATATATACATACCAGTACTACCACTATTTTTAATAGATTATTTATTAGCACCAATGCCATTTTTAATCGGAGTTCCTGCTCCAACACTTCAG agAGTACGTAAAGGTGATTTAGAAGAAGTAGTAATTTTGGATGCTGATAATAATACGATAGAATCGCCATTTCAAGACTTGGAATCCTTACCTCAGGATGTG GTGACAAACTTGAAAAGGGCATTACGTAATAGACCCGCGCTTCTCGGTGATGGAGTGTCAAGGGCATTTCTGCGTGCATTGGTACAATTAACAGCTGGCTACAGGGACGCATTAACGCTGGAACAAGGACAAAGTATTACTTTTGATCGAGATGCATTTATAGAAAGCAGACCTCCCTCGATGCAACCTTTTGTACGAGAAATGTTGCAGTTACAAATATTTCAACAA TTTATAGAAGAAAGACTGAATATGCTTAATTCAGGACTTGGTTTCTCGGATGAGTTCGAAATGGAAGCTTGTAGTTATTCCGCTAAATCTGGTAGTAAATTTATGCAGCAATACCGGGAATGGACGTATACCATGCGAAAGGAAAGTTCCGCGTTTTTCCGCAGTGTGAAAGATAAA GCCAATCCAGCTGTAAAATATGCAGTTAAATCA GTAAAAGACAAAGGTAAAGATATGAAAACAGCATATAAAGGATTAAAATGGAAAG GTCGATCAAATAGAAACGAAACGGGTATGAGGTTTTATCAACCAAGATCTGCGCCCAGTTCGCCTACAGTGGATAGAAGGCCTATTGATTTTACATCTCCTTCGAAATCACCAAATGGTTTTACAGCTACAACTAGTTATAGAAAAGATCTTCGGATGCGAAATAGCAATTTTACCGATTCAAG TTGCAGTAGACAACAATATTCTCCATTGAGTCCTAGCTCTCCAGAAGAATCTGATTCTCCACCAGAAAGGGTAAATATCGATCTTATGCAAGAACTTCGTCACGTGATATTTCCAAATACACCTCCTATCGATAGAACA TTGAAACCAGTGCGCAGCTTAGACAGCTTGAGACCTGCATGGAATGGACATATGCGGCACGGTCCTCCGCCTAATCCAGTTGTCACAAATCCAATTGTTACCTCCTCTTCACAAACAATATCCTCTAATCCACATTCCACCTTAATTAGTTTGGTAGATCAGTCAAATGTTACGTTAAATACCaatgataatattaatactCAAACTAGTGTAAATAAAACATATCCATTTGATTCTTTGGCCTTGAAAGTAAATAAAGCAGGAGAAGAAATTGATAAATCATCAGAAGAGTCTGTTCATAATGCACACTCGAGTAATTTTTTGCATGAATTTACAGAACATAATACATCTTTGTATTCGCAAAATACGGATATAAATCATTGTAAGAATGGTTTTGAAAATTGCTCAGAAAACACTGAAATTTATCCTGATGATGTTTTTACAAATTATAATCTAGATGTAACGAAACATTCTTTCGACAAATgtctgaaaaatttcaattcacgCTTTCATTTGAAAGAGAATGATCCTTTTGATACAAGTAAAGTATTTATACCTTCCTATTTGCAACCACCGATCTTTCAAGCTACAAATGCATCGTTGTCTGTTAATTGTCACGTTCCATCCCATGCATACAATAGTACATCTTACTCTGCACATTCGAAG GATTCTCCTGAAGTGCCAGATTTAATTAGATTAGATTCTACCACAAGCAGCGAAGACTTCGACCCGCTACTTTCCAAATCGTCGGAATTCACCAATTCCAAACAAATGACTCAGTCGTTACATATTCCTGAAATGGGCGAGGGTCTTAGCAATCCGCTATACCCTTACTTTCAACCATTGCACAAAAATAATGACAAGCAACAAAAATCCTCCGATAATATCGGTGATTTGGATTTGTTACAAGCCTACGGTTTGGATTTTAACAAATTTAGTATAAGCAACGGCGATTCACCGACGAAAAAGTCTAACATATGTAACACATCCGAAAACAGTATTAATGTAGATAATACGTTCAGCTTAACGTTGAATACACCTGCCATTAAATCACAAAATAATTGGACAAAATTCGAATAA
- the LOC117610149 gene encoding DENN domain-containing protein 1B isoform X11, with amino-acid sequence MDSRLRDNVQHLFECFCEIAAPLGERPPWILQKYPTSFSDEEILKSVPKFAYPCEIENLLVQHFSFVFTSSKWTFGFCRHDPKTDTALVILSALPWHEIFYKLLNNIATLMSTGTGEDLWKFLETVYRSSVPIPGSSISIPVPNSKVNFVCQSPKQFQLPSIPENRNLTEYYSAVDAQNMMIVFASMLYERRIIFTSKRLSRLSACVQACNALIYPMIWQHIYIPVLPLFLIDYLLAPMPFLIGVPAPTLQRVRKGDLEEVVILDADNNTIESPFQDLESLPQDVVTNLKRALRNRPALLGDGVSRAFLRALVQLTAGYRDALTLEQGQSITFDRDAFIESRPPSMQPFVREMLQLQIFQQFIEERLNMLNSGLGFSDEFEMEACSYSAKSGSKFMQQYREWTYTMRKESSAFFRSVKDKANPAVKYAVKSVKDKGKDMKTAYKGLKWKGRSNRNETGMRFYQPRSAPSSPTVDRRPIDFTSPSKSPNGFTATTSYRKDLRMRNSNFTDSSRQQYSPLSPSSPEESDSPPERDSPEVPDLIRLDSTTSSEDFDPLLSKSSEFTNSKQMTQSLHIPEMGEGLSNPLYPYFQPLHKNNDKQQKSSDNIGDLDLLQAYGLDFNKFSISNGDSPTKKSNICNTSENSINVDNTFSLTLNTPAIKSQNNWTKFE; translated from the exons ATGGATTCCAGATTGAG GGACAATGTACAACATCTTTTCGAGTGTTTTTGTGAAATAGCTGCACCATTAGGAGAGAGGCCACCTTGGATACTTCAAAAGTATCCTACTTCATTTTCGGATGAGGAAATACTTAAATCTGTTCCAAAATTTGCATACCCGTGTGAAATTGAAAA TCTGTTGGTGCAACATTTTTCATTTGTATTCACTAGTTCAAAATGGACGTTTGGATTTTGTCGACACGATCCTAAAACAGATACAGCTTTAGTAATCTTAAGTGCATTACCATGgcatgaaatattttacaa gcttttaaataatattgcaacCTTAATGAGTACTGGCACTGGAGAAGATCtctggaaatttcttgaaactGTGTATAGAAGTTCAGTTCCCATTCCTGGTAGTTCTATATCGATCCCTGTACCAAATTCTAAAGTG aattttgttTGTCAAAGTCCGAAACAATTTCAATTACCAAGTATACCTGAAAAT AGAAATTTGACCGAGTATTACAGTGCTGTTGATGCCCAGAATATGATGATAGTATTTGCTTCTATGTTATACGAACGACGAATTATTTTCACTTCAAAACGTCTTTCAAGATTGAGCGCATGTGTTCAAGCATGCAACGCTTTAATATACCCGATGATTTGGCAACATATATACATACCAGTACTACCACTATTTTTAATAGATTATTTATTAGCACCAATGCCATTTTTAATCGGAGTTCCTGCTCCAACACTTCAG agAGTACGTAAAGGTGATTTAGAAGAAGTAGTAATTTTGGATGCTGATAATAATACGATAGAATCGCCATTTCAAGACTTGGAATCCTTACCTCAGGATGTG GTGACAAACTTGAAAAGGGCATTACGTAATAGACCCGCGCTTCTCGGTGATGGAGTGTCAAGGGCATTTCTGCGTGCATTGGTACAATTAACAGCTGGCTACAGGGACGCATTAACGCTGGAACAAGGACAAAGTATTACTTTTGATCGAGATGCATTTATAGAAAGCAGACCTCCCTCGATGCAACCTTTTGTACGAGAAATGTTGCAGTTACAAATATTTCAACAA TTTATAGAAGAAAGACTGAATATGCTTAATTCAGGACTTGGTTTCTCGGATGAGTTCGAAATGGAAGCTTGTAGTTATTCCGCTAAATCTGGTAGTAAATTTATGCAGCAATACCGGGAATGGACGTATACCATGCGAAAGGAAAGTTCCGCGTTTTTCCGCAGTGTGAAAGATAAA GCCAATCCAGCTGTAAAATATGCAGTTAAATCA GTAAAAGACAAAGGTAAAGATATGAAAACAGCATATAAAGGATTAAAATGGAAAG GTCGATCAAATAGAAACGAAACGGGTATGAGGTTTTATCAACCAAGATCTGCGCCCAGTTCGCCTACAGTGGATAGAAGGCCTATTGATTTTACATCTCCTTCGAAATCACCAAATGGTTTTACAGCTACAACTAGTTATAGAAAAGATCTTCGGATGCGAAATAGCAATTTTACCGATTCAAG TAGACAACAATATTCTCCATTGAGTCCTAGCTCTCCAGAAGAATCTGATTCTCCACCAGAAAGG GATTCTCCTGAAGTGCCAGATTTAATTAGATTAGATTCTACCACAAGCAGCGAAGACTTCGACCCGCTACTTTCCAAATCGTCGGAATTCACCAATTCCAAACAAATGACTCAGTCGTTACATATTCCTGAAATGGGCGAGGGTCTTAGCAATCCGCTATACCCTTACTTTCAACCATTGCACAAAAATAATGACAAGCAACAAAAATCCTCCGATAATATCGGTGATTTGGATTTGTTACAAGCCTACGGTTTGGATTTTAACAAATTTAGTATAAGCAACGGCGATTCACCGACGAAAAAGTCTAACATATGTAACACATCCGAAAACAGTATTAATGTAGATAATACGTTCAGCTTAACGTTGAATACACCTGCCATTAAATCACAAAATAATTGGACAAAATTCGAATAA